A genome region from Fodinibius salicampi includes the following:
- a CDS encoding SCO family protein produces the protein MKMISIILLSLFLVTSLNAQHHHAADGELGAGKISAEHSLYHLDAQWTNHRDETVKLSDFRGSPVIVVMFYGNCMEVCPILIQDAWRLYSSVDESVRGDVNVLAVSFDTENDTPEVLNNYAKYEQLDIPGWHFMISKNATVRSLAMMLGVQYSKKSDGHFAHSNLVTVLDKEGKIAIRMEGLNQPMGEAAAVINSILMRK, from the coding sequence ATGAAAATGATTTCAATCATATTGCTTAGCCTGTTTTTGGTAACAAGCCTGAACGCACAGCATCATCACGCGGCTGATGGTGAACTGGGTGCAGGTAAAATAAGTGCTGAGCACTCACTCTATCATTTGGATGCCCAGTGGACAAACCATCGGGATGAAACCGTCAAGCTTAGCGATTTTCGAGGATCACCTGTTATTGTTGTAATGTTTTATGGCAACTGCATGGAAGTGTGCCCTATTTTAATTCAGGATGCTTGGCGATTATACAGCAGTGTGGATGAATCAGTCCGTGGTGATGTTAATGTTCTGGCAGTAAGCTTTGACACTGAAAATGATACACCAGAAGTATTAAATAACTATGCAAAATATGAACAACTGGATATCCCCGGCTGGCATTTTATGATCTCGAAAAATGCTACCGTTCGTAGCCTTGCCATGATGCTGGGTGTGCAATACTCAAAAAAGAGCGACGGTCACTTCGCACATTCCAATCTTGTTACGGTATTGGATAAAGAAGGAAAGATTGCCATACGTATGGAAGGGCTAAACCAGCCAATGGGAGAAGCTGCAGCGGTGATAAATTCTATTCTAATGAGGAAATAG
- a CDS encoding plastocyanin/azurin family copper-binding protein: MKTLTKITLILAVLFTGVISSAMAQRTIEIIGTDNMKFDVTTIEATPGEEITIKLTTKSQIPKQAMAHNVVVLDKDTEVDAFANASARARDNEYLAPDYEDQIVAATGLAGGGETVEVTFTVPEDKGDYEYICSFPGHYAAGMKGILTVK; encoded by the coding sequence ATGAAAACACTTACGAAAATAACATTAATACTGGCCGTTTTATTCACTGGAGTTATTTCTTCGGCAATGGCACAAAGAACAATAGAGATCATTGGAACTGATAACATGAAGTTCGATGTAACAACCATTGAAGCTACTCCAGGGGAAGAAATCACAATTAAGCTGACGACCAAAAGTCAGATTCCTAAGCAGGCAATGGCCCACAATGTAGTTGTCTTAGATAAAGATACAGAAGTAGATGCCTTTGCCAACGCTTCCGCACGAGCTCGGGATAACGAATATTTGGCTCCCGACTATGAGGACCAGATCGTTGCTGCAACAGGCCTTGCCGGTGGTGGTGAAACCGTAGAGGTAACGTTTACCGTTCCAGAAGATAAAGGAGATTACGAATATATCTGTTCATTTCCCGGACACTATGCAGCCGGCATGAAGGGGATACTCACGGTTAAATAA
- a CDS encoding formylglycine-generating enzyme family protein, whose product MKLLTNIASVATVLSRWTIMVALLSFAADIAWAQQNRVLVPSGSFHSVMPEVEGEAVKVNTFYLDVTAVTNEKFEKFLDQNKNWQPNEVPAVFTNKGYLKHWKEEGQRPDYEDVGRERPVTNVSWFAANAYCQWAGGRLPTLNEWEYSAQLMDFDSSTEINEFTTKLVSWYSSVDTKNIGEVGSTGIKTRVGVKDQFGLIMEWVEDFKPPVADELSLDCGTVGRMQQLGNAYSYAASIRYITRMSYNPRSSTSMIGFRCAYDDIDSKFKLEEEEL is encoded by the coding sequence ATGAAACTCCTGACGAACATAGCATCTGTTGCCACGGTACTGTCCAGATGGACTATTATGGTGGCTTTGTTGAGCTTCGCAGCGGATATCGCCTGGGCTCAGCAGAATCGGGTGTTGGTTCCGTCAGGTTCATTTCATTCTGTGATGCCCGAAGTGGAAGGAGAAGCCGTAAAGGTAAATACTTTCTATCTGGATGTTACAGCTGTTACCAACGAAAAGTTTGAAAAGTTCTTAGATCAAAATAAAAATTGGCAGCCAAATGAAGTACCTGCCGTATTTACAAATAAAGGATATTTGAAACATTGGAAAGAAGAAGGACAGAGACCTGACTATGAAGATGTTGGTCGTGAACGTCCCGTTACGAATGTGTCATGGTTTGCTGCAAATGCGTACTGTCAATGGGCTGGGGGACGGTTACCTACATTGAATGAATGGGAATACTCCGCCCAACTTATGGATTTTGATTCCTCCACAGAAATAAATGAATTTACCACGAAATTAGTCAGTTGGTATTCGAGTGTGGATACCAAAAACATAGGAGAGGTAGGATCTACCGGTATTAAAACCCGCGTCGGCGTTAAAGATCAGTTTGGATTAATCATGGAATGGGTAGAGGACTTTAAACCACCCGTTGCTGATGAACTTTCTCTGGATTGTGGAACAGTGGGAAGAATGCAACAACTTGGCAATGCATATAGCTATGCCGCCTCTATCCGCTACATTACCCGGATGAGTTATAATCCCCGAAGTTCTACCAGTATGATAGGATTTCGTTGCGCCTATGACGATATCGATTCCAAATTTAAACTGGAAGAGGAAGAATTATGA
- a CDS encoding cupredoxin domain-containing protein, which yields MRYSTIFLFFSCLWMGTEALASQSQHLYKDTVRVEVLGTSENPRFDPVITKINPGDVIKFVVREGLHTVTSYHPDNRRPLRIPDHVESFDSGLLKSGDIWLLNISSAGVYDYFCLPHERMGHAGRIIAGSVDVIPDYPDEGIPETVLKVLNIKTNIF from the coding sequence ATGAGATACTCCACAATATTCCTTTTCTTTAGCTGTTTATGGATGGGCACGGAAGCGCTTGCCAGCCAATCTCAACACCTTTATAAGGACACGGTTAGGGTGGAGGTTCTGGGGACAAGTGAAAATCCGCGATTTGATCCGGTCATTACAAAAATAAATCCCGGCGATGTGATCAAATTTGTAGTACGGGAAGGGTTGCATACAGTGACCTCTTATCATCCAGATAACCGGAGACCTCTTAGAATACCCGATCACGTTGAATCTTTTGACTCCGGGTTGTTGAAAAGTGGTGATATTTGGCTTTTGAATATTTCTTCAGCCGGAGTGTACGATTATTTCTGCCTGCCTCATGAAAGAATGGGACACGCAGGGCGCATTATTGCAGGTTCTGTTGATGTTATCCCAGACTATCCTGATGAAGGTATTCCCGAGACAGTACTGAAGGTTTTAAATATAAAAACGAATATTTTTTAA